In Cyanobacteria bacterium QS_8_64_29, a single genomic region encodes these proteins:
- a CDS encoding integrase — protein sequence MSELAAGAFTPTLASRPDRDLLQALLADKRSPYTRRAYRRDLYDFFRTMAGADPNPQLVAEFLRLDRYSALSVVLEYKAHLQDRGLAEATINRRLAAIKSLVNYARQIGRCDYSLQDITGERVRPYRDTAGISAEAFRAMLAVPDSRTLKGKRDRALLLVLWGNALRRGELARTNIADWDRAAATLRIYGKGEGKQAQTVSLGAQAQAALAAWIDVRGEAEGRAPLFCSTHRGYWGRRLSTTSLYQIVRRAATAAGIDRPLGPHQIRHSAITAALDRTGGDVRKVQKLSRHAKLETLSIYDQGRLNAQQTVTELLDELV from the coding sequence ATGAGCGAGCTCGCCGCTGGCGCCTTTACCCCAACGCTGGCTTCCCGCCCTGATCGCGATCTGCTCCAGGCGCTGCTGGCCGACAAGCGCTCGCCCTACACCCGCCGCGCCTACCGCCGCGACCTGTACGACTTTTTCCGGACGATGGCGGGGGCCGATCCCAACCCGCAGCTGGTCGCCGAGTTCCTGCGCTTGGATCGCTACAGCGCCCTCTCGGTAGTGCTGGAGTACAAGGCCCACCTGCAGGACCGCGGCTTGGCCGAGGCCACCATCAACCGCCGCTTGGCCGCCATTAAAAGCCTGGTCAACTACGCCCGCCAGATCGGCCGCTGCGACTACAGCCTCCAGGACATCACCGGTGAGCGGGTGCGCCCCTATCGCGATACCGCCGGCATTAGCGCCGAGGCCTTTCGGGCCATGCTCGCCGTCCCCGACAGCCGCACCCTCAAAGGCAAGCGTGATCGCGCCCTGCTGCTGGTGCTGTGGGGCAATGCCCTGCGGCGCGGCGAACTCGCCCGGACCAACATTGCCGATTGGGACCGCGCGGCGGCAACGTTGCGCATCTACGGCAAAGGCGAGGGCAAGCAGGCCCAGACTGTCAGCTTGGGCGCGCAAGCCCAGGCCGCATTGGCGGCGTGGATCGATGTCAGAGGCGAAGCCGAGGGCCGGGCCCCGCTGTTTTGCAGCACCCACCGCGGCTATTGGGGGCGGCGCCTCAGCACCACTAGCCTCTACCAGATCGTGCGCCGGGCGGCGACAGCCGCCGGCATCGACCGCCCCCTGGGGCCGCACCAAATCCGGCACTCGGCCATTACCGCCGCCCTCGATCGCACTGGCGGCGACGTGCGCAAGGTGCAGAAACTCTCGCGCCACGCCAAGCTGGAGACGCTCTCCATTTACGACCAAGGGCGCCTCAACGCCCAGCAGACCGTGACCGAGCTGCTGGACGAGCTAGTCTAG